From a single Marinobacter sp. ANT_B65 genomic region:
- a CDS encoding DUF1028 domain-containing protein, which translates to MTFSIVGRCAKTGQLGIAISSSSIAVGARCPWLSSGVGAVSTQNITLPSLGTDVLQLLKQGLSPEQALSKAISCDAYSAYRQVTVLDHHGNTAHFSGSETLGCHAAVEGTQCVGAGNILANENVISTLVETFENSEGDLGDRLIAAMQAAASAGGEAGPVHSAAMMIVDEVEWPVVNLRVDWADENPIGALSQLWDDYKPQMQDYITRALDPTEAPGYGVPGAV; encoded by the coding sequence ATGACTTTCTCAATCGTCGGGCGATGCGCAAAGACAGGACAACTCGGTATTGCTATCAGCTCATCCAGCATTGCCGTGGGTGCTCGATGCCCCTGGCTCAGCAGCGGTGTCGGCGCCGTTTCCACACAGAACATCACCCTGCCGTCGCTGGGTACGGACGTGCTCCAACTACTGAAACAGGGTCTGTCCCCCGAACAGGCCCTGAGCAAGGCTATTTCCTGCGATGCTTACAGCGCTTACCGGCAGGTAACGGTACTTGACCATCACGGCAATACCGCTCACTTCAGTGGCAGCGAAACACTGGGATGCCACGCCGCCGTTGAAGGAACACAATGCGTTGGTGCCGGCAACATACTGGCGAACGAAAACGTCATCAGCACGCTGGTAGAAACCTTTGAAAACAGCGAGGGCGATCTGGGAGACCGGCTGATCGCGGCCATGCAGGCAGCGGCTTCAGCCGGGGGCGAAGCTGGCCCCGTGCACTCCGCCGCGATGATGATCGTAGATGAGGTCGAATGGCCGGTGGTCAATCTGCGTGTGGATTGGGCAGATGAAAACCCCATTGGTGCACTGTCCCAGCTCTGGGACGACTACAAACCGCAGATGCAAGACTATATCACTCGTGCCCTGGATCCTACCGAGGCCCCCGGTTACGGTGTTCCAGGAGCGGTATAA
- the argE gene encoding acetylornithine deacetylase, with the protein MNSKDILSKLIAFDTTSRESNLKLIGFVQDYLDQLGVSCELIFNEERSKANLFATLGPDDRPGIVLSGHTDVVPADGQNWSFEPFRLSEHEGRLYGRGTADMKSYIACVLAAVPGMLDDGPLKVPVHIALSYDEEVGCLGVRSLLETLEQRTNRPKLCIIGEPTELKPVLGHKGKLAMRCDVHGAACHSAYAPEGVNAIENAADLIGELKRIGTELRNPELCDSRFDPPFTTVQTGVISGGKALNIVPDNCRFDFEIRALPAQNPKEVAQKLEQYALEQVLPKMHAVDASTDIQFSELSSYPGLVTSAESDAASLVAEICESGEFSTVAFGTEGGLYDAIGIPTVICGPGSMDQGHKPDEFITIEQLEACDAMLARLTKLLRA; encoded by the coding sequence ATGAACAGCAAAGATATTTTGTCGAAGCTTATCGCATTCGATACCACCAGCCGCGAGTCCAATCTGAAACTGATCGGGTTCGTTCAGGACTACCTTGATCAACTCGGAGTGTCCTGCGAACTGATCTTCAACGAGGAACGTAGCAAGGCAAACCTGTTTGCGACGCTGGGGCCGGACGACCGACCGGGAATCGTACTGTCTGGTCACACCGATGTGGTACCGGCAGATGGGCAGAACTGGTCTTTCGAACCCTTCAGACTCAGCGAACATGAAGGCAGGCTTTACGGCCGTGGCACAGCCGACATGAAAAGCTATATTGCATGCGTGCTCGCCGCCGTCCCCGGGATGCTTGATGACGGTCCGCTCAAGGTGCCCGTACACATCGCTCTATCCTACGACGAAGAGGTGGGATGTCTGGGGGTCCGCAGTTTGCTGGAGACACTGGAGCAGCGCACCAATCGACCGAAACTGTGCATCATCGGCGAACCCACCGAACTGAAACCGGTACTCGGCCACAAGGGCAAGCTGGCAATGCGTTGTGACGTCCATGGTGCGGCCTGCCACTCGGCCTACGCACCCGAAGGCGTCAATGCTATCGAGAATGCTGCCGACCTCATCGGCGAGCTAAAACGCATTGGCACTGAACTTCGCAATCCGGAGCTGTGCGATTCCCGCTTTGATCCGCCATTCACTACAGTGCAGACCGGAGTCATCAGCGGCGGCAAAGCACTGAACATCGTCCCCGACAATTGTCGTTTCGACTTCGAGATACGCGCTCTTCCTGCGCAAAACCCCAAAGAGGTTGCGCAAAAGCTGGAGCAATACGCCCTTGAACAGGTGTTGCCGAAAATGCATGCAGTGGATGCCAGCACCGATATTCAGTTTTCGGAGCTGTCATCCTATCCAGGACTGGTCACCAGTGCTGAAAGCGATGCAGCCAGCCTGGTTGCCGAAATCTGTGAATCCGGGGAGTTCTCCACCGTTGCCTTCGGTACCGAGGGTGGACTCTATGATGCGATCGGCATCCCCACGGTAATCTGCGGCCCGGGCAGTATGGATCAAGGGCATAAGCCAGACGAATTCATCACCATAGAACAACTTGAAGCCTGTGACGCGATGCTGGCACGCCTGACCAAACTGCTGCGTGCCTGA
- a CDS encoding flavin-containing monooxygenase → MSVEKINTLVIGAGQAGIAMSEHLSQMDVPHVVLERSRIAERWRSERWDSLVANGPAWHDRFPGLKFEGVDPEAFPPKERVADYFEDYARMLNAPIRTGVNVTKVVHNEGRPGFTVTTSEGVFEADNVVAATGPFQRPRYPNIIPESSGIHQLHSSSYKNPGQLPEGAVLVVGAGASGTQIAEELRQSGKKVYLSIGEHYRPPRSYRGRDYVWWLGALGLWDEVKITPKKQHVAFAVSGYEGGRTVDFRRLAQMGVNLVGITKSWNEGVLEFRDGLTKNIAEGDEAYFDVLREADAYIEQNGLSFPPEPEAWELLPDPDCLKQPVLSLNVEEAGITTVLWATGFEFDYSWLQVNAFDNNGQPFHKRGISAESGIYFLGLPNLVNRASSFIYGVWHDAKYIADHIVIQNGYMNYEKP, encoded by the coding sequence ATGTCAGTGGAAAAAATTAACACCTTAGTGATCGGTGCAGGACAAGCGGGAATTGCCATGAGCGAACACCTGTCCCAGATGGACGTGCCCCACGTGGTACTTGAGCGCAGCCGGATCGCGGAACGCTGGCGCTCAGAGCGTTGGGATTCACTGGTAGCTAATGGTCCCGCCTGGCATGACCGCTTTCCCGGTCTGAAATTTGAAGGAGTGGATCCGGAGGCATTTCCACCGAAAGAGCGAGTGGCGGATTACTTTGAAGACTACGCGAGAATGCTGAACGCTCCTATTCGCACCGGCGTAAATGTCACAAAGGTTGTGCACAACGAGGGTCGCCCCGGCTTCACCGTAACCACCTCAGAGGGCGTTTTCGAAGCCGACAATGTGGTGGCCGCCACTGGCCCGTTCCAGCGCCCCAGATACCCGAATATCATTCCCGAGAGCAGCGGCATCCATCAGCTGCATTCCTCCAGCTACAAAAACCCGGGGCAACTGCCCGAAGGTGCCGTGCTGGTTGTGGGAGCAGGTGCCTCCGGCACTCAGATCGCTGAAGAGTTGCGGCAGTCCGGCAAGAAAGTCTACCTCTCTATCGGCGAGCACTACCGGCCGCCCCGCTCTTACCGTGGCCGAGACTATGTCTGGTGGCTCGGAGCCCTTGGACTATGGGATGAAGTCAAGATCACACCGAAAAAACAGCATGTGGCATTTGCAGTCAGCGGCTACGAAGGTGGCCGCACCGTGGACTTCCGCCGACTGGCTCAAATGGGCGTCAACCTGGTGGGAATTACCAAGTCCTGGAACGAGGGCGTGCTGGAATTCCGGGATGGCCTGACAAAGAATATCGCCGAAGGTGACGAGGCCTATTTTGATGTTCTGCGTGAGGCCGATGCCTACATCGAACAGAACGGGCTGTCCTTCCCGCCAGAACCTGAAGCCTGGGAACTGCTGCCAGATCCGGACTGCCTCAAGCAGCCTGTTCTTAGCCTTAACGTAGAAGAAGCCGGCATCACGACCGTTCTTTGGGCTACAGGCTTCGAGTTTGATTACAGTTGGCTGCAGGTGAACGCGTTCGATAACAACGGGCAGCCATTTCACAAACGTGGCATCAGCGCAGAAAGTGGTATCTACTTCCTCGGCCTGCCGAACCTCGTCAACCGCGCCTCCTCATTTATTTACGGAGTCTGGCATGACGCAAAATACATCGCCGACCATATCGTCATTCAAAACGGTTACATGAATTACGAGAAGCCTTGA
- a CDS encoding alpha-hydroxy acid oxidase: protein MAEITCIEDLRVLAKKRVPRMFYDYVDGGSWTESTYRANETDFQHIRFRQRVACDITRRTTETTMLGQPVAMPVAIAPTGLTGMQHADGEMLAARAAKTFGIPFTLSTMSICSIEAVSAATGLHPFWFQVYVTRDRSFTADLIERARRAHCSALMVTMDLQVFGQRHKDIRNGLSVPPKPTLGNILNIATKLRWCIGMLGTKNRQFGNILGHAKGVDSISSLVDWTKEQFDPTLSWQDVEWIKKRWGGKLIVKGILDPEDARRAVEAGADAIVVSNHGGRQLDGAPSSITALPAIVDAVGRQVEVHLDGGIRSGQDVLKATALGAKGTFIGRAMLYGLGAQGEQGVARALDIIYNELDLSMAFCGKTDIREVDRNILFKENRISDF from the coding sequence ATGGCTGAGATCACCTGTATTGAAGACCTGCGAGTGCTGGCGAAAAAGCGCGTGCCACGCATGTTCTATGACTATGTCGATGGTGGTTCCTGGACCGAATCCACTTACCGTGCCAACGAGACGGATTTTCAACACATCAGGTTTAGGCAACGCGTGGCTTGCGACATCACCCGGCGCACGACCGAAACCACTATGCTTGGCCAACCGGTAGCCATGCCCGTTGCCATTGCACCAACCGGCCTGACCGGAATGCAGCATGCCGATGGCGAAATGCTGGCTGCACGGGCAGCAAAGACCTTCGGCATCCCCTTCACCCTCTCGACCATGAGCATCTGCTCTATCGAAGCAGTCTCTGCAGCAACGGGATTACACCCCTTCTGGTTTCAGGTGTACGTCACCCGGGATCGCAGCTTTACCGCCGACCTGATTGAGCGCGCCCGCCGTGCCCACTGCTCTGCGCTGATGGTAACCATGGATCTACAGGTGTTCGGGCAACGGCACAAAGACATCAGGAACGGGCTCTCCGTGCCACCAAAACCCACACTGGGCAACATCCTGAACATCGCCACCAAATTGCGCTGGTGTATTGGCATGCTGGGCACAAAAAATCGTCAGTTTGGTAATATCCTCGGTCACGCCAAAGGCGTCGACAGTATCTCCTCACTGGTAGACTGGACCAAAGAGCAGTTTGATCCCACCCTGTCCTGGCAGGATGTGGAATGGATCAAAAAACGCTGGGGCGGCAAGCTGATCGTCAAGGGTATTCTCGACCCCGAAGATGCCCGGCGCGCAGTTGAAGCCGGTGCCGATGCAATCGTTGTTTCCAACCATGGAGGCCGACAACTGGACGGCGCACCGTCCTCCATCACCGCATTACCCGCTATTGTCGATGCGGTTGGCAGACAGGTGGAAGTTCACCTGGACGGCGGTATCCGCTCCGGTCAGGATGTTCTCAAGGCAACCGCACTGGGTGCCAAAGGCACCTTTATTGGCCGGGCCATGCTTTATGGGCTGGGCGCACAAGGCGAACAGGGTGTCGCAAGGGCTCTGGATATCATCTACAACGAACTGGACCTGTCTATGGCATTTTGCGGCAAAACCGACATCCGGGAAGTTGATCGAAACATTCTCTTCAAGGAGAACCGGATATCGGATTTTTAA
- a CDS encoding DctP family TRAP transporter solute-binding subunit translates to MMNRLIRPTLLGLITLLLPMFLWAEPQPLVFSHVVSPNTPKGKMAEMFKSMIESKMGDRFEIVIYPNSDLMDDDEAVSAIAEGRIHFAAPSLSKFEAYTQKLKVFDLPFLFRDIEAVNRFQKSPTGQSLLTSMDSQGILGLGYLHNGLKQLTADRPFTQPGDLAGLRFRTMNSDVLIKQFELLNAEAVPMAFSEVYSALAEQRIQGQENTWSNIYSKAFYEHQPYMMISNHGVLDYMLITNSDFWKELNEEDRDMFRYALEMALKYGNAVAKAKSANDKIELTSMKSISVFKPSASELATWQTAMQPLWASYEDLIGENIIQAARQASRH, encoded by the coding sequence ATGATGAACCGCCTTATCCGCCCCACTCTGCTGGGACTCATTACTCTCTTACTACCCATGTTTTTGTGGGCCGAACCACAGCCACTGGTGTTCTCCCACGTTGTCTCACCCAATACGCCCAAAGGTAAGATGGCGGAGATGTTCAAATCGATGATCGAGAGCAAGATGGGCGACCGGTTCGAGATAGTCATATACCCCAACTCCGATCTGATGGATGACGACGAAGCCGTCTCTGCCATCGCTGAAGGCCGCATTCATTTTGCAGCACCGTCACTGTCCAAATTTGAAGCCTATACCCAGAAACTTAAAGTCTTCGATCTGCCCTTTTTGTTTCGGGACATTGAAGCCGTGAACCGCTTCCAGAAGAGCCCCACCGGCCAGAGCCTGCTGACCAGCATGGACAGCCAGGGCATCCTGGGGCTTGGTTATCTGCACAACGGCCTCAAGCAATTGACCGCCGATCGCCCGTTCACCCAGCCAGGCGACCTGGCTGGTCTGCGTTTTCGCACCATGAACTCGGATGTACTGATCAAACAGTTCGAGCTGCTCAATGCAGAAGCGGTACCCATGGCATTTTCCGAGGTTTATAGCGCGCTCGCCGAACAACGCATTCAGGGGCAGGAAAACACCTGGTCCAACATTTATTCCAAAGCCTTCTACGAACACCAGCCCTATATGATGATATCCAACCACGGCGTACTGGATTACATGCTGATCACAAATTCGGATTTCTGGAAGGAATTGAACGAAGAAGACCGCGACATGTTCCGCTACGCTCTGGAGATGGCGCTGAAATACGGCAACGCTGTGGCCAAGGCTAAAAGCGCCAACGACAAAATTGAACTGACCAGCATGAAAAGCATCTCCGTATTCAAACCCTCAGCCTCCGAGCTGGCCACCTGGCAGACCGCCATGCAACCCTTGTGGGCCAGCTACGAAGATTTGATTGGTGAGAATATTATTCAGGCTGCCCGGCAAGCCAGTCGGCACTAA
- a CDS encoding NIPSNAP family protein, giving the protein MVTCYLKYIIDPYKVPEFERYSKMWIPLVRKFGGQHHGYFLPSEGANNVALALFTFESLAAYEQYREASLKDSECQAAFRYAEDTRCVLSCERSFMRPVFE; this is encoded by the coding sequence GTGGTAACCTGTTATCTGAAATACATTATAGATCCCTACAAAGTTCCGGAGTTTGAACGCTATTCCAAAATGTGGATACCTCTGGTCCGGAAATTTGGAGGTCAGCATCATGGATATTTCCTGCCGTCCGAGGGCGCTAACAATGTCGCGCTTGCGTTGTTTACTTTCGAGTCGTTGGCAGCCTACGAACAATATCGTGAGGCCTCACTTAAAGATTCGGAGTGTCAGGCTGCGTTCAGATACGCCGAGGACACTCGCTGTGTACTGAGCTGTGAGCGCAGTTTTATGAGGCCGGTTTTTGAGTGA
- a CDS encoding DMT family transporter, translated as MERTERTETGRKNLAGSLWMVASMGAFAVEDAFIKVATRTLPIGEVLILFGLGGMLIYIGMLYFNREPLFIPDVLSRPMLIRVGFEITGRLFYVLAIALIPLSAATVILQATPLVVVAGAALVFGEKVGWHRWAAIILGLLGVIVIVQPGTDGFSELSLLAIIGMIGFAGRDLASRAAPATIGTSLLGLYGFLSVVVSGVLYSIWADTPLVIPESEASLAVMGSIMVGVIGYSCLMKAMKTGEVSAVTPFRYTRLLFGIALGFLFFDEVLTPGILFGSILVVMSGLFIMWLGKRREMHEIPVLP; from the coding sequence TTGGAGCGCACGGAACGTACTGAAACAGGCAGGAAAAATCTGGCAGGTAGCCTTTGGATGGTTGCTTCTATGGGGGCATTCGCCGTTGAGGACGCCTTTATTAAAGTGGCAACCAGGACGCTTCCGATAGGGGAGGTGCTTATCCTTTTCGGTCTGGGTGGCATGTTGATTTATATTGGTATGCTTTACTTTAATCGTGAGCCTCTTTTTATTCCGGATGTTTTATCTCGCCCTATGCTGATACGGGTGGGCTTCGAGATAACAGGACGTCTTTTTTACGTACTTGCCATTGCTTTGATCCCACTGTCTGCGGCAACGGTAATCTTGCAGGCAACACCTCTCGTTGTGGTTGCTGGTGCCGCTCTGGTGTTTGGCGAAAAAGTGGGCTGGCATAGATGGGCAGCCATTATTCTGGGGCTCCTGGGTGTGATCGTTATAGTCCAGCCAGGCACGGACGGCTTCTCCGAATTGTCTCTGTTAGCGATAATCGGGATGATCGGTTTTGCTGGTCGTGATCTCGCAAGCAGGGCAGCCCCAGCGACCATTGGAACATCGCTTCTTGGCCTATACGGGTTCTTGTCGGTGGTCGTGTCGGGGGTGCTTTACTCCATCTGGGCAGATACCCCATTGGTTATTCCTGAGAGCGAAGCATCTCTGGCAGTAATGGGCAGTATCATGGTGGGGGTAATAGGTTATTCTTGTTTGATGAAGGCCATGAAAACAGGGGAAGTTTCCGCTGTTACACCCTTTCGCTACACCCGGCTTCTGTTTGGTATAGCCTTGGGATTTTTATTTTTTGATGAAGTGCTGACGCCTGGGATTCTGTTCGGGTCGATATTGGTTGTCATGTCTGGACTTTTCATTATGTGGCTGGGAAAACGCCGGGAAATGCACGAGATACCTGTACTGCCATAA
- a CDS encoding antibiotic biosynthesis monooxygenase family protein, with the protein MSGIAKTPTPPYYAVIFSSVRTDSDHGYGAMADRMVELAARQDGFLGIESAREDVGITVSYWASEEAIRNWKKNAEHLEAQRLGHKTWYSEFKVRVAKVERAYGI; encoded by the coding sequence ATGTCAGGAATCGCTAAAACTCCGACCCCGCCATATTACGCGGTGATTTTTAGTTCTGTTCGTACGGATAGTGACCATGGTTACGGTGCTATGGCTGACAGAATGGTAGAACTGGCAGCCCGGCAGGATGGATTTCTTGGTATCGAGTCAGCCCGCGAGGATGTTGGTATCACCGTTTCGTACTGGGCCAGCGAGGAAGCTATCAGGAACTGGAAGAAAAATGCTGAACACCTTGAAGCCCAGCGTCTGGGCCATAAAACCTGGTATTCGGAATTCAAGGTCCGGGTTGCTAAGGTAGAGCGGGCTTATGGTATTTAA
- a CDS encoding GNAT family N-acetyltransferase: MMNLDELILREARGDDYRSLVTLEQKVVDAERPYNTSLKKKDAYYYDIEKLISDRDSRLVVGEVSGDIVATGYVQIRHSKPALDHDNHGYLGFMYVAEEYRGLGLNRVILQDLVNWGQQRGVTDFYLDVYAENNSAVRAYEKFGFRGSLLEMKLNLGS, translated from the coding sequence ATGATGAATTTAGATGAGTTGATCCTGCGGGAAGCAAGGGGTGACGACTACCGTTCTCTTGTTACACTGGAACAGAAAGTGGTTGACGCAGAGCGACCTTATAACACGTCGCTTAAAAAGAAAGACGCCTATTACTATGACATCGAAAAGCTGATTTCAGATCGTGATAGTAGGTTGGTTGTTGGAGAAGTTTCTGGCGACATTGTCGCTACAGGGTACGTTCAAATACGCCACTCAAAGCCCGCCCTGGACCACGATAATCATGGATATTTGGGCTTCATGTATGTGGCAGAGGAGTACAGAGGGCTCGGGCTAAACAGGGTTATCTTGCAAGATTTGGTCAACTGGGGCCAGCAACGAGGAGTGACGGACTTCTATCTTGATGTGTACGCGGAGAATAATTCTGCGGTTCGAGCTTACGAGAAGTTTGGCTTTCGAGGCTCTCTGTTGGAAATGAAGTTGAATCTTGGGAGTTGA
- a CDS encoding type II toxin-antitoxin system CcdA family antitoxin, which yields MHAAETTKFIRKPTNLSLDSALLKEAKVLGINVSRSAEAGIAEAVKLYKQESWQKDNANALVSSNAYVEANGLPLAKHRQF from the coding sequence ATGCACGCCGCTGAAACCACCAAATTCATACGAAAGCCAACAAACCTATCGCTGGACAGCGCCCTTCTCAAAGAGGCTAAGGTTTTGGGAATTAATGTATCGCGGTCGGCAGAAGCTGGGATCGCCGAAGCCGTGAAACTTTATAAGCAAGAGAGTTGGCAGAAAGATAATGCCAATGCCCTCGTAAGCTCGAACGCATATGTTGAGGCTAATGGTTTGCCTCTCGCAAAGCATCGTCAGTTCTGA